The Lactococcus allomyrinae genomic interval GAAGATTTTCTTTTGACAATGGCAATAAAGGAAATGAGTCATTTTTATGTCCTTGAAAAGGGGAATGAAATTGTAGGAACAACGGCTTTTTTTAAGTTTATCACGTTCGGTCCAGTTTCGGAAGAAAACAGCTACAGTGGATTTCTATTGATTGATTCTGAACATCGTACAGGTGCAGCAATTAGTTTACTTCAAAAAGAAGTATTAATGGATATTACAAACTTTAATTTTCATACACACTTCACAGAGATCAGTCGATATAACAAAGCTTCACTGAATTTGTCTAAGAGAAATGGGTTTGCAATTTTTAACGAAAGTTATGAAGATATGTATCATTGTTATCTTCTAAGAAGTTCTTTGCCGAAGATATTGAAAGCTTTTAAATTTACAGGTAATTTGGAAGATAAATATGATATCAACACTTTCAAAATTATTGATGAGCAAGAAGATAAGAGCGTTTCTGTTATTACAACAGAGATTTCCGGTGAAAGAATGCAATACCAAGTTTTCCCTCAAGCACAGTTCCCTTTTGATATAAAATTAGAATTGTTTCGACTTTTTATTTATAAAGAAAACAAAAAATTTTATGTGAAATGTGAGTTTTATTCTAAACAAGTAAAGTTTGTAAAAATTAACTTAGGGAAATTGAAGTATACAAAACTTACACGGGAAAAATCAATATTTGAGATAAAGACTTATAATTCAAATATATTGTTGAAGGCGATAGTGATAACCGATATTGGTGAGATTAAAGTGCAGCTTCATTACAAGGAACCACATGAGGAACAAAGAGTTCTTTTTTTGAACAAAGAGTTCTTTTCATATAGACTAAAATTCAATTTAAAAAATGGGAGTCTATATTTAATGCGTGGAAATGAGAAAATAATTGAGGATATCTTTTTACAGTTCTCAAAACCTGAAGATGCCCAATATTCGATAGAAGAATTTTCTGATAAGTTGGTCATTCAATGCAAGGGGAAAACAATTGATATTATAAAAACAATTGAATTAAAATTAGATACTTTCAAAGCAACTTATACAATTAAAAAGTTAGATATACTTAATCCTCCGGTAGCAAAATATGGTTTAAAAATAGAAAATCAAGACTATCTTATTGAGGAGGAAAATAATTTGATTCCTTATGTTCCTGGAATTTACCCTGATGAGTTAGATGATTTCATTAAAGTAGAGTTATTTAAGAAAAATAAAATGAGCTATGTTATTGACTCAGAAAAATTGGGTGTTAGTTTTTTTTCTGAGGGTCCACTCAGTAATCAAATGCAATTCCGACCGTTAGGATATGTAGAGCTAAAATATTATACTAATGATATAAATTACTGTATTAAATTTTCTAAAAAACGAGTAAAAAGTTTCAATAAGAATATTGGGGATAGTGAAAAGGTAGCGATTCCTTGGCAAGCTATAAAAAATTATCAAGTATACACCAATAATGAGATGTCTTTGGTCAAGCATAATGTTAAAAAAACTCATATAAATCTAGAGTGTATGATTGATTCAGAAAAAGAACAAATGTTAATTAAAAACAATCAAAAAATAACTCAAAATTATATTGTTTTTGAATTTAGTTACATTTGCTCATCTAAAATCCAAATGTGGAAATATGATGAATTTTACACTTATGAAAATAAAGGGGGAGTTTGGGAGTCTAATAAAGAGCTTCTATTATTCGAGAAAATTAAAAACAAATATTTTAGAATTCAGGTAGAGAAAGGAAGGATTTATTCTTTTAAAGAAAATAATAAACTTATGATTCGTTGCGTGATTCCGAATCAGGCGACTGTAAATCAAAGCGTCCAATTGCAACAATTTATCGTATAAGCGGTATTAATATGAACCGAAATACATTAAAAAATGCGCTTAGGCTAGTATCAAGATGAATTAAGGAGAATATAAAAATGAAAGATGTATATAAAGAACTTAGAACAAATAAATCATTTAAACAATTTGAAGGTAAAATTTTTGAAGTTTCAGGAGATGATGCAGAGGTAGTTTTAGATCAATATATTCCTAAAAATATAGAGTTTTTAGATATTGATACATGTGGGTTCACTTTTATTTTGACAACGAAGGGAACAGTATTTACAGAAGTAGTTTTTTATAAATTAGAAGATAAATACATTCTCTTATCTAAAGAAAATCTGTTGACTATCTTTGAAAATAAGAAATTTGATTTTCAAATTAAAGATATTTCAGATGAAAAAGTTTTATTTCAACTGGAAGGTAAAAATTCAGGAGAAATTGCTCAAAGGTTTTATGATTATGATATTTCAACCCTGAATTTTAAAGGAATTATATATTCTGAGTTTGAAAATACAGAATTAATTGTTGCTCGTTTTGGTTTTTCAGGAGAATTTGGTTATCAATTTCTTGTAGAAAAGAATAAAGGAACTGATTTCATTTCTCAATATTTTCATAATATCTCTGAATATGATGAATATCTCAATGATTATGTAAAATTTGAGGTTAATCATCCTATTTATGATTTGTATAAACAAGATAGTAATTTATTTGAGTTAGGTTACGCGTGGAATCTCGATTTTACAAAAGAAAGTTTTATAGGAAGAGCTGAAATTTTAAATAAAATTGAGAAAGCAAAAGTTCAAAGTATTGTTTTTTCTTCGCTTGAAAAAGTTAAAGCTGGTGAAAAAATTTACTTTGATGATAAAGAAATTGGGACTGTTCACTTTGTAATGGATGCTCTAGATGAGCAAGAAAATCGGGAATATTTAGGAATGCTGATGGTAGAACCGTATTATGCACACTCAGGTATTCATTTTATCACAGAGAATAATGTAGAGTTAGAAACAATTTCTAATCCTTATATTATTCCAGAAAGTTGGTCAAAATAATGGTGCACAATGTCAATATAACTGGAGTAGGTATTGTTTCTTCTTTAGGTTTAGGTATTGAAGAACATAAGAGGAATTTATTCGGACAAGTTGATGCAATCCAACAAAGACAATTTACTAACAATGAACATATTTTGGATTCTTATGTTGGAATCGTTGAACAAAATCTTAATGTTCCAGAAAAATATAAAAACGAAACGAAGAATTTTAAATTAGCATTTTTGGCTTTTGAGGAAGCTTTATCTTCTGCAAAATTTAATTTTAAAAATAAAGAACAAAGAATTGCAATTTGCTTAGGAACTTCTTTAGGAGGAAAAACATCCGGTCAAGAAGCACTCTATGCTTTTGAAGATGGCAACTATGATCTAGAGGAGGAGATGTTTGAAAAACGTTCATTGCATCATATTGCAGATGAGCTAATTGCTTATCATGGGCTTGTAGCGAGTTATTATGTGATTTCTACTGCATGTTCAGCAAGTAATAATGCAGTTATTTTGGGCACACAACTTCTTCAAGATGATAAATGTGATGTTGCTATTTGTGGAGGATGTGATGAGCTAAGCGATATTTCTTTGGCTGGTTTTAGTTCTTTAGGGGCAATCAATATAGAAAGTTCTTGTAATCCCTACTCTCTTGGAAAAGGGATTAGTTTAGGCGAAGGTGCGGGATTTATTGTATTGGAAAAAAATAGTCCAAGAAATTATGGAAAGATTCTCGGAGGCTCTATTACTTCTGATGCATATCATATTACAGCTCCTAAAGCCACAGGAGAAGGTGCTGCACAAATTGCGTATAATTTATCGGACCAAACAGGGATTTTATTAGACAAAATTGATTATATCAACGGACATGGGACAGGCACGCGTGCAAATGACAGTATGGAACGTGCTATGATAGAAAAGAATTTTCCAGTAGAAACTAAAATAAGTAGTACTAAAGGTCAAACGGGTCATACACTTGGAGCAGCTGGTATTATTGAAATTATTAATTGTATCCTAGCGATGCAGGAGCAAAGAGTCCCTGCAACTAAGACACTTCCTTCTGAGGAGAATCCAATGGAGACGAATTTTATTAAAAACAAAAATTTTAATAAAAAAATTAATTATGCTCTAAACTTTTCGTTTGCCTTTGGGGCAACAATAGTGGCGTCCTTCTTGCTAAAGATCAAGTGTCCGAAGAAACATTTTTAGTTAACGAAAATAAAGATTTAAATATCTTAGCTCATGCTTCTACTTTAGAAAATTTAGAAGACAAAGAAAAAAAATATGAAGTAGTAACAAAAGAGTTCAGTAAAATAAAAGGTTTACGCTACTCAGATTTTACTCTGTCTTCTAAACTGAATCCTGCTCAATATCGAAAAATGGATAATTTTTCAAAAATGATTGCTAATACAGTAGCTAAAGCAATTGAACGTAGTAGCTTGGATTTGAAAAAGTTAGATCTAAATAAGGTAGGCATCCTATTTACTACATCTTCAGGACCGATTGAAGTGGTGGAAGATATTGAAAAACAACTTCGATTAGATGGTTATAAACAAGTTTCAGCTGCAAAGTTTCCTTTTACAGTTATGAATGCTGCTGCGGGGATGTTATCCATTTTATTCAAGATCAAGGGTCCTGTGTCAGTAATTGCTTCTAATGTCGGTTTTATTGATGGAGTAACTTACGCCGAAGAGATGATGAAAAACGAAAAGCTTAGTCATGTCTTGCTCGTTTCTGCTACACAATGGACCGATTTGTCCCTCTTGGCATGGGAGAAATTAGGATATGATGCCAATGCTTTTACACCAGCAGATTATTGTCACGCAGCGGTTATTGGTGGAGAAAGCGAAGAACGTACACCACGATTTATCGGTATTGAACAACTTAAATATGATAACAAGGTACATTCTCAAATCGATGTGAAAGGGTGGTTTATAAATACTCTTCATAAGAATATTTCAAACCTCAGGATCTCAGCGACAGATATCAAGAAAATAATATGGAATTCAAATAAGAAAACAGCAACAATTGAATATGAAATGTTTCAAGAATTATCTATGGAAAGAGAATTTCCCTTTTTGGAAGTTGATTTAGGTTTTTCTTCAGATGGGGCAGGTGAAGAGCTAGATTTTGTATTAAACAATAAAGAGTTCCAAGGAGGAATATACGTTATTGCTTCTTACTCAAGATTCGGTGGTTTTTCATTAATGTTCATAGAAAAGTAAAGAGGAATTATGAAAAAATTTTTATTTGCACCCTTTATGATGAATCTAGGGGAAAGTCAACGGTTATCGCAAATTGCTCAACGTCTTCAGGAAGAAGGCTATGAGATTCATATATTAGGAAAAAATTTTTATCCATTTTTATTCGAAAATCCAAACTATATTTTTCATGAATGCTTAGCGGATGAGCACATTTACTCTGAAGAACGATATAAGGATTTCTTTTCATTTGATACAGATTTTAATTTCTTGACAGATGAAGAAATTAAAGAAGTTTGCAATTTTGAACGCAAGTTACTTAATGAGTATAATTTTAGTGCTGTTTTTACAGGGTATCGTTTAAGCATAGTCGTAAGTTGCAAGATTGAAAAAGTTCCATTAATTTGGATAATTTCTGGAGCCATTCATATTGATGAAATCGTTCAGAACATTGAAGGGATTGTTCCTAATAATATGAACTACAGGTTACAGAGTGAGGCTGTTAAAAATACATTGAAAAGGGTTGTTTTATCATATTCTAATAATGTTAAATCTTGGAATCGATATTTGCAATCTGAGGGTACATCAACTTTAAAAAATTCTTTGGAGCTGTTCACGGGTGATTTAAATTTGATTGCAGACTATAGTAAATTCTATATGTTTAATAATCAAAAAGAATATAAAATTGTTGGTCCAATACTTTTTTCTGCTCCCAAGAAATTTCTAAATATAGATAATAAAAACAAAAAAATATTGCTGAGTTTTGGAACTTCTTTTGACAAAGAATGGGTACAACAATTTATAGAAAAACTTCCCAATGAATATTCTTACATTCTCACGACTTGCGGAGAAAAATTTCATCTTGGAGAGAAAGATATTGAATTACAAAAGTTTATAGACTTTAAAAACTTATCAGATAAAATATCATTTGCGATTATTCATGGAGGGCAAGGAACTGTATATGCAATGGCAGAGCAAGCCATTCCTTTTATTGGAATCCCATTCTTCAATGAGCAATTATGGAATATCAAAAAATTCAGCGATTTTGGCGCAGCTTTCTTAATGAAAAAAGAAGAAGATATAAAAAAAATAATATCGACTTTTACTTTGACAATATCTGATTATCAGAATGAAATGCTTGAAATAAGTCAAGGAATTTTGAGAGAATCTAGTAAATCTTTAGATAATGTAGTAAAAGAAGTGGTACAGTTTATTGAGCAATGAAATTAAAATTTATATATATAAAGATTCTGGAATTAAGCTCCCTAATAAATTAATAGGTAAGAGGATCTCACGTTATAATGAAGCGATTCGTGAGAGAACAAAAAGAAAAATACTTGTTAGTAGTTATTTTATCTATAAGGTACTTCGTATAAATCAGGTTCCTAAGGATAGAGCTATACAAGCTTTTTCTAAAAGTGCGCATGAAATAAAAGGTTTACCATTTTCAGTAAGTTTTTCAAATGCAGAGCCTTATTATGCCTTAGCAATTTCGGAAAAAAATGTAGGAATTGATATTGAAAATTATAAAGAGCGATCGAAAGAATTGTATGAAAAGTATGTTGATGAAAGTATTGTTTTAAGCTTAGAAGAGCTAAAAGAATCTTTTTATAGAAACTGGATAGAAAAAGAGGCAAAGTACAAGTCTGTAAATGATTCTATACCTAAGCATATGGGATATTTTAAAGTATCTGACTTGATGATTGGTATTTATCATGAAAAACCTCATAACATACTA includes:
- a CDS encoding GNAT family N-acetyltransferase, with the translated sequence MLKNEKYHVRLFQQKDVPQIIQLFNKNQVYQFQNSKLLMAEDFLLTMAIKEMSHFYVLEKGNEIVGTTAFFKFITFGPVSEENSYSGFLLIDSEHRTGAAISLLQKEVLMDITNFNFHTHFTEISRYNKASLNLSKRNGFAIFNESYEDMYHCYLLRSSLPKILKAFKFTGNLEDKYDINTFKIIDEQEDKSVSVITTEISGERMQYQVFPQAQFPFDIKLELFRLFIYKENKKFYVKCEFYSKQVKFVKINLGKLKYTKLTREKSIFEIKTYNSNILLKAIVITDIGEIKVQLHYKEPHEEQRVLFLNKEFFSYRLKFNLKNGSLYLMRGNEKIIEDIFLQFSKPEDAQYSIEEFSDKLVIQCKGKTIDIIKTIELKLDTFKATYTIKKLDILNPPVAKYGLKIENQDYLIEEENNLIPYVPGIYPDELDDFIKVELFKKNKMSYVIDSEKLGVSFFSEGPLSNQMQFRPLGYVELKYYTNDINYCIKFSKKRVKSFNKNIGDSEKVAIPWQAIKNYQVYTNNEMSLVKHNVKKTHINLECMIDSEKEQMLIKNNQKITQNYIVFEFSYICSSKIQMWKYDEFYTYENKGGVWESNKELLLFEKIKNKYFRIQVEKGRIYSFKENNKLMIRCVIPNQATVNQSVQLQQFIV
- a CDS encoding aminomethyltransferase family protein, coding for MKDVYKELRTNKSFKQFEGKIFEVSGDDAEVVLDQYIPKNIEFLDIDTCGFTFILTTKGTVFTEVVFYKLEDKYILLSKENLLTIFENKKFDFQIKDISDEKVLFQLEGKNSGEIAQRFYDYDISTLNFKGIIYSEFENTELIVARFGFSGEFGYQFLVEKNKGTDFISQYFHNISEYDEYLNDYVKFEVNHPIYDLYKQDSNLFELGYAWNLDFTKESFIGRAEILNKIEKAKVQSIVFSSLEKVKAGEKIYFDDKEIGTVHFVMDALDEQENREYLGMLMVEPYYAHSGIHFITENNVELETISNPYIIPESWSK
- a CDS encoding beta-ketoacyl-[acyl-carrier-protein] synthase family protein; this translates as MVHNVNITGVGIVSSLGLGIEEHKRNLFGQVDAIQQRQFTNNEHILDSYVGIVEQNLNVPEKYKNETKNFKLAFLAFEEALSSAKFNFKNKEQRIAICLGTSLGGKTSGQEALYAFEDGNYDLEEEMFEKRSLHHIADELIAYHGLVASYYVISTACSASNNAVILGTQLLQDDKCDVAICGGCDELSDISLAGFSSLGAINIESSCNPYSLGKGISLGEGAGFIVLEKNSPRNYGKILGGSITSDAYHITAPKATGEGAAQIAYNLSDQTGILLDKIDYINGHGTGTRANDSMERAMIEKNFPVETKISSTKGQTGHTLGAAGIIEIINCILAMQEQRVPATKTLPSEENPMETNFIKNKNFNKKINYALNFSFAFGATIVASFLLKIKCPKKHF
- a CDS encoding beta-ketoacyl synthase N-terminal-like domain-containing protein, with amino-acid sequence MSEETFLVNENKDLNILAHASTLENLEDKEKKYEVVTKEFSKIKGLRYSDFTLSSKLNPAQYRKMDNFSKMIANTVAKAIERSSLDLKKLDLNKVGILFTTSSGPIEVVEDIEKQLRLDGYKQVSAAKFPFTVMNAAAGMLSILFKIKGPVSVIASNVGFIDGVTYAEEMMKNEKLSHVLLVSATQWTDLSLLAWEKLGYDANAFTPADYCHAAVIGGESEERTPRFIGIEQLKYDNKVHSQIDVKGWFINTLHKNISNLRISATDIKKIIWNSNKKTATIEYEMFQELSMEREFPFLEVDLGFSSDGAGEELDFVLNNKEFQGGIYVIASYSRFGGFSLMFIEK
- a CDS encoding cylJ protein → MKKFLFAPFMMNLGESQRLSQIAQRLQEEGYEIHILGKNFYPFLFENPNYIFHECLADEHIYSEERYKDFFSFDTDFNFLTDEEIKEVCNFERKLLNEYNFSAVFTGYRLSIVVSCKIEKVPLIWIISGAIHIDEIVQNIEGIVPNNMNYRLQSEAVKNTLKRVVLSYSNNVKSWNRYLQSEGTSTLKNSLELFTGDLNLIADYSKFYMFNNQKEYKIVGPILFSAPKKFLNIDNKNKKILLSFGTSFDKEWVQQFIEKLPNEYSYILTTCGEKFHLGEKDIELQKFIDFKNLSDKISFAIIHGGQGTVYAMAEQAIPFIGIPFFNEQLWNIKKFSDFGAAFLMKKEEDIKKIISTFTLTISDYQNEMLEISQGILRESSKSLDNVVKEVVQFIEQ